The genomic stretch AGGTACGGCACGATGCGGCGGAAGAGCTTGGGCCACATCACGAGCTGCTCGGCCGCGGCCAGGTCGGCGATGACAGCCGGGCCGTCGGGGTCGGCGGTGGAACGCGGCCAGATGCCGGTGGGGAGCGCCTTCTGCCGGGCCGCCGCCGACACGTCCGCCAGATGGGTGCGTAACTCGGCGGGCAGCGTCGCGTAGAACGCCGGATAGACCAGCCCCGCGCTCAGCAGCGCGGCGTTGACGGAGGCGTCGGCCAGCGGGCCGTCCAGGAACACGCGGGAGCCGTCCGCGCCCGGGTGGTCGCCCGCGTAGACGAACGCGATCAGCCGGCCGTTGGCGTCGATGCCGTTGGTGAGCACGTGACCGCGGATCGAGTCCTGGTCGGCGGAGCGGACCTTGTTCGGCAGGTCATCCCAGAAGACCACGTTGGTGAAGCCGAGCAGGCGCAGCAGCTCGTCCCTGGCCGCCTCGGCCCCCGTCAGTTCCTGGTGGGTCTCCCCGAAGTGGGTTTCCAGCGCGTCGATGGCCTCCAGGCGTACGGAGATGCCGCGGCCGTTGATGTCCGGCGGTGAGCCGGAGTGCCGGGGCAGCGCCTCGACCAGTGCGGGGTTGTCGGGCAGGAACTTCACGGTGTCCCCGTCGGGCTCCGGACCCTGCCGCGGGAGGTCCGGATAACGGATGACGAAATTGCCGCGTAATAGCGTGTAGCTCATGGTTTCCCCCCATGTATTGGCGAGCGGAGCGTAACTCGCCTTTGGGGCATCGTCCATGTATGGCGATAAATCAGCGATATACCGATAGAGCCGCTTCGGCG from Nonomuraea polychroma encodes the following:
- a CDS encoding lamin tail domain-containing protein, which translates into the protein MSYTLLRGNFVIRYPDLPRQGPEPDGDTVKFLPDNPALVEALPRHSGSPPDINGRGISVRLEAIDALETHFGETHQELTGAEAARDELLRLLGFTNVVFWDDLPNKVRSADQDSIRGHVLTNGIDANGRLIAFVYAGDHPGADGSRVFLDGPLADASVNAALLSAGLVYPAFYATLPAELRTHLADVSAAARQKALPTGIWPRSTADPDGPAVIADLAAAEQLVMWPKLFRRIVPYLAAGFPDFDGFDAWLRADPVHRDDALFLIDKLERGNLHDVVKASGRQLQLTVWPEGFIINPDPAPPGSTVNPPLIAVGDVLIVAALPDPAGADRGAETVTLLNVTPDPIDLAGWWLSDTANARKDLGGAVAGGTTLRVPLDGSLQLGNQGDGLVLVDPQGNTIDQVSYKGDRVRAGRTICFGR